Proteins from one Phalacrocorax carbo chromosome 30, bPhaCar2.1, whole genome shotgun sequence genomic window:
- the RAD23A gene encoding UV excision repair protein RAD23 homolog A has translation MAVTVTLKTLQQQTFKIRMEPHETVRALKEKIEAEKGSDAFPVAGQKLIYAGKILSDDVPIREYRIDEKNFVVVMVTKAKSTLGTAAPEAGAGGTSEPPAAPGPPPATDAVPPPPAAPSEETPSHDLPPLTLSEPAAGSVPPPGSAGRSADAASTLVTGSEYETMLTEIMSMGYERERVVAALRASYNNPHRAVEYLLTGIPGSPEPERPPVQESRPPEQPAPEGENPLEFLREQPQFQNMRQVIQQNPALLPALLQQLGQENPQLLQQISQHQEQFIQMLNEPLGELGDLEGEMGAIGDESPQMNYIQVTPQEKEAIERLKALGFPESLVIQAYFACEKNENLAANFLLSQNFDDD, from the exons GTGCGGGCACTGAAAGAGAAGATTGAGGCGGAGAAGGGCAGCGACGCCTTTCCTGTGGCTGGGCAGAAGCTCATCTATGCCGGGAAGATCCTGAGCGATGATGTCCCTATCCGCGAGTACCGCATCGATGAGAAGAACTTTGTGGTTGTTATGGTGACCAAG GCTAAGTCGACGCTGGGCACCGCAGCCCCCGAGGCCGGAGCTGGCGGCACCTCGGAGCCTCCTGCAGCACCGGGGCCCCCCCCAGCCACTGATGCCGTCCCCCCAccaccagctgcccccagtGAGGAGACACCATCCCACGATCTCCCTCCGCTAACCCTCTCAGAGCCTGCGGCAGG CTCTGTTCCCCCCCCAGGTAGTGCGGGGCGCTCAGCTGACGCCGCCTCCACCCTCG TGACGGGCTCGGAGTATGAGACGATGCTGACGGAGATCATGTCGATGGGGTACGAGCGGGAGCGGGTGGTGGCCGCGCTGCGCGCCAGCTACAACAACCCCCACCGTGCCGTTGAGTACCTGCTGACG ggCATccccggcagccccgagcctgAGCGCCCACCAGTGCAGGAGAGCCGCCCCCCGGAGCAGCCAGCGCCTGAGG gGGAAAACCCACTGGAGTTCCTGCGGGAGCAGCCACAGTTCCAGAACATGCGGCAGGTGATCCAGCAGAACCCGGCCCTGCTGCccgccctgctccagcagctgggccAGGAGAACCCCCAGCTGCTCCAG caaaTCAGCCAGCACCAGGAGCAGTTCATCCAGATGCTGAACGAGCcgctgggggagctgggtgaCCTCGAGGGGGAGATGGGCGCCATCGGGGATGAGTCCCCACAGATGAACTACATCCAGGTGACGCCTCAGGAAAAAGAAGCCATAGAAAGG TTGAAGGCGCTGGGCTTCCCAGAGAGCCTGGTGATCCAGGCTTACTTCGCCTGCGAGAAGAACGAGAACCTGGCGGCCAACTTCCTGCTCAGCCAGAACTTCGACGACGACTGA
- the GADD45GIP1 gene encoding large ribosomal subunit protein mL64, with the protein MAAPLGRALAAALGQARVSLAIAAPARPYRAAPLRRGSGPAPADPADPRAAARRFGRLGEAAAVPAWRLWPDPEQLRAVEAEEREWNPPLREMEAALDRREQEEARRRAERQQLIASSLAAMPARVSAWRQERAQAREKARQEAARRQRLLAEAGLAGPSRAGTPRRGSPQAQALLQDLEQRQRREEKRRQRQERVEATRSAMAAAEAAAASRPHPGALPEGRGADSS; encoded by the exons ATGGCGGCGCCCTTGGGGCGAGCgctggcggcggcgctgggCCAGGCCCGGGTCTCGCTGGCGATCGCTGCCCCAGCCCGACCCTACCGGGCGGCCCCGCTGCGGCGCGGCAGCGGCCCGGCGCCGGCGGACCCCGCTGACCCGCGGGCTGCAGCGCGGCGCTTCGGGCGGctgggggaggcggcggcggtgccGGCCTGGCGGCTCTGGCCCGACCCTGAGCAGCTGCGGGCGGTGGAGGCGGAGGAGCGGGAGTGGAACCCACCGCTGCGGGAGATGGAGGCGGCGCTGGACcggcgggagcaggaggaggcgcggcggcgggcggagag gcagcagctgatcgcctccagcctggcagcgATGCCAGCGCGGGTGAGTGCCTGGCGGCAGGAGCGGGCACAGGCACGGGAGAAAGCACGGCAGGAGGCGGCacggcggcagcgcctgctgGCTGaggcggggctggcagggcctTCTCGCGCCGGGACCCCTCGCCGTGGCAGCCCCCAGGCCCAGGCGCTGCTGCAGGACCTGGAGCAGCGCCAGCGGCGGGAGGAGAAGCGACGGCAGCGGCAGGAGCGGGTGGAGGCTACCCGTAGTGCCATGGCTGCCGCCGAGGCCGCTGCCGCCTCCCGGCCCCACCCAGGGGCCCTCCCCGAGGGCAGAGGGGCCGACTCCTCCTGA